A window of the Tiliqua scincoides isolate rTilSci1 chromosome 5, rTilSci1.hap2, whole genome shotgun sequence genome harbors these coding sequences:
- the LOC136654201 gene encoding vomeronasal type-2 receptor 26-like produces MVPKEALQYRGIIQLFLHFSWKWVGLISMNNESGDHFLQVLEPMLSQMGICSAFTIRSLNKLLTMTIEVWIDYLIKNMPDFLNSKANAIVIYGEPTSILWLANCIWGATRFAFLIRPGYKVPVGKVWITTAQIDFTSNTYYKMFDIRPFHDGMFHGALSFTIHSKEHQGFTEFLQNMGPLEAKNNGFIKNFWEQAFSCTFPRHDVPPKNTETCTGEEELESLPVPVFETSMTGQSYSIYNAVYAVAHALHLIYFPRHRHRTLEDGHSLNIEPWQLHSLLLRLSFNNTCGDEIKFNEHGELIAGFDITNLITFRNDSYVQIKVGRLDPQAPPGKEFTINDDRIEWHEDVTQVPPLSVCNDNCLPGSSRRRKEGEKFCCYDCASCPEGKISNQTDMDYCITCPEDQYPNKDQDQCIPKMPSFLTFKESVGIVFTSLALFFSLITAVVLGIFIKQRGTPIVKANNRSLTYVFLISLLLCFLCSLLFIGEPQEVTCLLRQTAFGLIFTVAVSSVLAKTITVVVAFMATKPGNIFRKWVGTRLAHVIVLSCSFVQVGICAIWLGTSPPFPDLDMHSLTAEFLLICNEGSVTMFYSVLGYMGLLASVSFTVAFLARKLPDTFNEAKFITFSMLIFCSVWLSFVPTYLSTRGKAMVAVEIFSILASSAGLLGCIFSPKCYIIILRPELNNREQLIRRK; encoded by the exons ATGGTCCCCAAAGAAGCCCTTCAGTACCGGGGAATTATCCAGTTATTTCTACATTTCAGCTGGAAATGGGTAGGGCTCATTAGCATGAATAATGAGTCTGGAGATCATTTCTTGCAAGTCTTGGAACCAATGCTCTCCCAGATGGGAATCTGCTCCGCCTTCACTATAAGAAGTCTGAATAAATTGCTTACTATGACTATAGAAGTATGGATCGACTATCTCATAAAGAATATGCCCGATTTCTTGAACAGCAAAGCCAATGCTATTGTCATATATGGGGAGCCAACATCCATTTTATGGTTAGCAAATTGTATATGGGGGGCGACAAGGTTTGCCTTTCTAATACGCCCTGGATATAAAGTCCCAgttgggaaagtgtggattacGACAGCCCAAATTGATTTCACAAGCAATACCTATTACAAGATGTTTGATATAAGACCATTCCATGATGGTATGTTCCATGGAGCTCTTTCTTTCACAATTCACTCAAAGGAACATCAGGGATTCACTGAATTTCTTCAGAATATGGGCCCTTTGGAGGCAAAAAACAATGGTTTTATCAAGAATTTCTGGGAGCAGGCATTCAGCTGTACATTTCCGAGACATGATGTGCCACCAAAGAATACAGAAACATGTACTGGTGAGGAGGAGCTGGAGAGCCTGCCTGTACCTGTTTTCGAAACGAGCATGACCggccagagctacagtatctataatgctgtctatgctgtggcacacgcCTTGCATCTGATTTACTTTCCTAGACACAGACACAGAACATTAGAGGATGGACATAGTTTGAAtattgaaccctggcag CTTCACTCACTTCTTCTGAGGCTCTCATTCAACAACACTTGTGGAGATGAAATTAAGTTTAATGAACATGGAGAATTAatagctggatttgatattacaaACCTGATCACTTTCCGGAATGACTCCTATGTCCAAATCAAAGTAGGAAGACTGGATCCTCAAGCTCCTCCAGGGAAAGAGTTCACCATTAATGATGACAGAATTGAGTGGCATGAAGATGTGACTCAG GTGCCTCCCTTATCTGTCTGTAATGACAACTGCCTGCCTGGTTCCAGccggagaaggaaggagggggagaaattttgctgctatgattgcgcttcgtgtccagaagggaagatctcaAACCAAACAG ACATGGATTACTGTATCacctgcccagaagatcaatatccaaacaaggacCAAGATCAGTGCattcccaagatgcccagtttcCTGACTTTCAAAGAGTCCGTGGGCATTGTGTTCACTTCCTTGgctcttttcttttctctgatcacagctgtggtgcttgGAATCTTCATTAAGCAGAGAggcactcccatcgtcaaagccaacaaccgcagcctcacctatGTCTTCCTCATCTCTCTCCTCCTTTGCTTTCTCTGTTCATTGCTGTTCATTGGAGAACCTCAAGAGGTGACCTGCCTCCTTCGACAAACAGCTTTTGGCCTCATCTTCACTGTTGCTGTTTCTTCggttttggccaaaaccatcacagtggttgTGGCTtttatggccaccaagccaggaaacattTTCCGGAAATGGGTGGGAACAAGATTGGCACATGTGATTGTCTTGTCCTGCTCCTTTGTTCAAGTAGGCATTTGTGCTATTTGGTTGGGTACTTCTCCCCCATTTCCAGATTTGGACATGCACTCACTGACAGCAGAATTCCTTTTAATATGTAACGAAGGATCAGTTACCATGTTTTActctgttctgggctacatgggcttacTGGCCTcagtcagcttcactgtggctttcctagccaggaaactgcccgacactttcaatgaagccaagttcatcaccttcagcatgctgatcTTTTGCAGCGTGtggctgtcctttgtgccaacctacctgagcacaagggggaaagccatggtggctgtggagatcttctccatcttggcctccagtgctgggctactgggCTGCATCTTCTCTCCCAAATGCTATATCATTATATTGAGGCCTGAGTTGAACAATAGGGAGCAGTTAATCAGGAGAAAATGA